From Burkholderia sp. WP9, a single genomic window includes:
- a CDS encoding GNAT family N-acetyltransferase: MTFDTSDRGIATPRLTLVPARDEFAGILRDFYLDNRSHLQPWEPLRSDSFFDLSEIHRRLQSMEANSASGNALHLFLFLDETGELVGECNFTNIARGPFQACHLGFSLGRRFEGKGLMYEALAAAIPYVFANLGLHRVMANYRPENVRSGRLLQRLGFEREGLARSYLKINGVWTDHVLTSVINEAAEY, from the coding sequence ATGACTTTCGATACTTCAGACCGTGGCATCGCGACGCCCCGGCTAACATTGGTGCCCGCGAGAGATGAGTTCGCTGGCATCTTGCGCGACTTTTATCTCGACAATCGTTCGCATCTTCAACCTTGGGAGCCCCTTAGGTCCGATAGCTTTTTCGACTTGAGCGAGATTCATCGCAGGCTTCAGTCGATGGAGGCGAACTCTGCTTCAGGAAATGCGTTGCACCTGTTTCTATTCCTGGACGAAACAGGCGAATTGGTTGGCGAATGCAACTTTACAAACATCGCACGAGGCCCGTTCCAGGCGTGTCACCTCGGCTTCTCTCTCGGCAGGCGATTTGAAGGAAAGGGGCTGATGTACGAGGCCTTAGCGGCAGCGATTCCATACGTTTTCGCCAATCTCGGGTTACATCGCGTAATGGCGAATTACCGTCCGGAGAATGTGCGCAGCGGCCGGTTACTCCAACGCCTGGGTTTTGAGCGCGAAGGCTTGGCTCGATCGTATTTGAAAATCAACGGAGTTTGGACGGACCATGTTCTTACGTCCGTTATCAATGAAGCAGCGGAGTACTAG
- a CDS encoding FAD-dependent oxidoreductase — protein sequence MTRNPAVDVLICGAGAAGLTLAIELARRNVSFRLLDKMDEPFRGSRGKGIQLRTQEIFEDLDIIDRVVVAGGVYPPQREYRDDGSYVESDVVEHASPTPAEPYRLPLLVPQFLTESVMRERLAELGHRVEYGCELVGVEQELDCVTARIAAQAGDQTVHARYLVGADGGRSFVRAALGIAFPGKTLGVRAVVADVFLTGLERDAWHRFNEGSMERQLSLCPLAGTDLFQIQAPVALEGDVDLTAAGLAAMVAERTGRDDMRVHSVSWASAYTMNARLADRYRDGRVFLVGDAAHIHPPTGGQGLNTSVQDAYNLGWKLAAVSAGASDELLDSYEEERRPIAGDMLGLSTRLLDEMKRGELRRGREVQQLDIGYPESSLAMECPERSAGLLAGDRAPDAPIRRATGHSTRVFELFRGTHWTLLGYDVERDKVAPRAGLRIHTFGARGDVIDDGGHFRDAYALQSGDWVLVRPDGYVGAIVASDRIESLERYFRIGGLALAN from the coding sequence ATGACGAGAAATCCGGCTGTAGACGTGTTGATCTGCGGGGCGGGCGCCGCCGGTCTGACTCTCGCTATCGAGCTGGCGCGACGAAACGTGTCGTTCCGTTTGCTCGACAAGATGGACGAACCGTTCCGGGGCTCGCGGGGCAAAGGCATACAGCTGCGAACGCAGGAAATTTTCGAGGATCTCGACATCATCGATCGCGTGGTCGTGGCAGGGGGCGTGTATCCGCCGCAGCGCGAATATCGTGACGACGGCAGCTACGTCGAATCGGACGTCGTCGAGCATGCATCCCCGACGCCCGCCGAACCTTATCGCCTGCCGTTGCTCGTTCCTCAGTTCCTGACTGAATCGGTCATGCGCGAGCGACTCGCTGAACTGGGTCATCGGGTCGAGTATGGTTGCGAACTGGTCGGCGTCGAACAGGAACTGGACTGTGTGACGGCGCGTATTGCCGCTCAGGCTGGCGACCAGACCGTTCATGCGCGCTATCTGGTCGGCGCCGACGGTGGCCGCAGCTTTGTGCGCGCGGCACTCGGCATCGCTTTTCCAGGCAAGACACTTGGCGTGCGTGCCGTCGTGGCCGACGTCTTCCTGACGGGGCTGGAGCGCGACGCCTGGCATCGATTCAACGAGGGTTCGATGGAGCGGCAGCTATCGCTATGCCCGCTCGCCGGAACGGATCTGTTCCAGATACAGGCGCCCGTTGCGCTGGAAGGCGATGTCGACCTCACCGCCGCAGGCCTTGCTGCCATGGTGGCCGAACGCACTGGCCGCGACGATATGCGCGTCCACTCGGTATCCTGGGCGTCTGCCTATACCATGAACGCGCGTCTCGCCGATCGCTACCGGGACGGTCGCGTGTTTCTCGTCGGGGATGCTGCGCACATTCATCCGCCGACGGGCGGCCAGGGGCTCAATACCAGCGTGCAGGATGCCTACAATCTTGGCTGGAAATTGGCAGCGGTGAGTGCCGGCGCTTCCGATGAGCTGCTCGATAGCTACGAGGAAGAACGCCGGCCAATCGCGGGCGACATGCTTGGTCTTTCGACCAGGCTTCTCGACGAGATGAAGCGGGGAGAGCTTCGGCGCGGCCGCGAAGTTCAGCAACTCGACATCGGCTACCCCGAGTCCTCGCTGGCGATGGAGTGTCCTGAACGCTCTGCCGGTCTGCTGGCAGGCGACCGCGCGCCCGATGCGCCCATTCGTCGTGCAACCGGCCATTCAACGCGTGTCTTCGAGTTGTTTAGGGGCACTCACTGGACACTGCTAGGCTACGACGTCGAACGCGATAAGGTGGCGCCGCGAGCTGGCCTGCGCATTCATACCTTTGGTGCTCGCGGTGATGTCATCGACGACGGAGGTCATTTCCGTGATGCGTACGCGCTGCAGTCCGGAGATTGGGTGCTTGTGCGCCCGGACGGTTATGTCGGAGCGATCGTCGCAAGTGACCGGATAGAGTCGCTGGAGCGTTACTTCCGCATTGGTGGACTAGCGCTCGCGAACTGA
- a CDS encoding 1,6-dihydroxycyclohexa-2,4-diene-1-carboxylate dehydrogenase, producing the protein MTRNHRFQNKVVVVTGAAQGIGRGVALGAAEEGAAIVLCDRSELVHDTAAEITARGARCLTVIADLETYAGASLLMQAALETYARIDVLVNNVGGTIWAKPYEHYEEAQIEAEVRRSLFPTLWCCRAVLPAMIAQQGGAIVNVSSIATRSIYRVPYAASKGGVNALTASLAFEHAQDRIRVNAVATGGTEAPPRKVPRNAERQSDREAGWYQGIVDQTIASSLMHRYGTIDEQVSAILFLASDEASYITGTVLPVGGGDQG; encoded by the coding sequence ATGACCAGGAACCATCGATTTCAGAACAAAGTGGTCGTTGTGACCGGCGCGGCCCAGGGCATCGGGCGCGGCGTCGCCCTTGGTGCCGCGGAAGAAGGTGCTGCGATCGTGCTGTGCGACCGTTCGGAACTGGTGCATGACACCGCCGCGGAAATCACCGCGCGGGGTGCACGGTGCCTGACTGTCATTGCCGACCTCGAAACCTACGCTGGTGCAAGCCTGTTGATGCAGGCAGCGCTTGAAACCTACGCGCGCATCGACGTTCTGGTGAACAACGTTGGAGGCACCATCTGGGCCAAACCGTACGAGCACTACGAGGAAGCACAGATAGAGGCGGAAGTTCGACGCTCGCTCTTTCCGACGCTGTGGTGCTGTCGTGCCGTCTTGCCGGCCATGATCGCGCAGCAGGGCGGTGCCATCGTCAATGTATCGTCGATCGCGACGCGCAGCATTTATCGTGTGCCATATGCAGCATCCAAGGGGGGTGTCAATGCATTGACCGCGAGTCTCGCATTCGAGCATGCGCAGGATCGTATTCGCGTGAACGCTGTCGCTACCGGTGGCACTGAAGCGCCTCCGCGCAAAGTACCACGCAATGCCGAAAGGCAAAGCGACCGGGAGGCCGGGTGGTATCAAGGTATCGTCGACCAGACGATAGCGTCCAGCCTGATGCATCGCTACGGAACAATCGACGAGCAGGTGAGTGCGATTCTGTTCCTGGCTTCAGATGAAGCGTCGTATATCACGGGTACGGTACTGCCTGTCGGTGGCGGCGACCAGGGCTAA
- a CDS encoding acetoacetate decarboxylase has product MTEEDIRNNAFAMPVHNPAYPRPPFRFINREYFIISYETDMDALRAVVPEPLTVDNAIVHYEFIRMPDSSGFGDYTESGQVISVLDEDGNRANFTHAMYLDDEGPIAGGREIWGFPKKLASPKLCVDGKDTLLGTLDYGTQRIATGTMGYKYRPLETAAERRKLADTPNYLLKVIPHVDGSVRICELVRFFLRDVDVIGAWEGPAALELHPHALASVADLPVRKVIGARHIIANLTLDVGEVVYDYLAPAESLKLAVNQ; this is encoded by the coding sequence GTGACAGAAGAAGATATTCGCAACAATGCCTTTGCGATGCCCGTACACAATCCAGCATATCCGCGTCCGCCCTTCCGTTTCATCAATCGGGAGTACTTCATCATCTCGTATGAAACGGACATGGATGCCCTTAGGGCCGTCGTTCCGGAACCGCTGACGGTCGACAATGCAATTGTCCACTACGAATTTATCCGCATGCCCGATTCTTCGGGGTTCGGCGACTACACGGAAAGCGGCCAGGTGATCTCGGTGCTGGACGAGGACGGCAATCGCGCCAACTTCACACACGCGATGTATCTCGACGACGAAGGCCCAATCGCAGGCGGCCGAGAAATCTGGGGGTTTCCCAAGAAGCTGGCTTCACCGAAGCTCTGCGTCGACGGCAAGGACACGCTGCTCGGCACGCTCGATTACGGAACGCAGCGCATCGCCACCGGCACGATGGGCTACAAGTATCGTCCTCTCGAGACGGCTGCTGAGCGCCGCAAGCTCGCGGATACGCCCAACTATCTGCTCAAGGTCATTCCGCACGTCGATGGTTCGGTGCGCATCTGTGAACTGGTGCGCTTCTTCCTGCGCGATGTCGATGTGATCGGTGCGTGGGAGGGGCCTGCCGCGCTCGAACTGCATCCGCATGCACTCGCATCGGTGGCCGATCTGCCGGTTCGCAAGGTGATCGGCGCACGTCACATCATTGCAAATCTCACGCTCGACGTCGGCGAAGTGGTCTATGACTATCTTGCCCCTGCCGAGTCGTTGAAACTCGCAGTCAACCAGTAA
- a CDS encoding PLP-dependent aminotransferase family protein, translating to MTAPTPGLTIEIDRQQQLPIYLQICERFRTAIAAGHLRPGDRVPALRGLATQLNTARGTVELAYTILVDEGYLQMRGAAGTFVSPSLPASVTRPPQAQGVPDAYGKRSAEATGAPQTPAEALDGRPAPRQPAIAAAMSGEPRPLQPGLPALDAFPGKVWNRLLSRRARSGERAMFAYPDPAGYRPLREHIATYLGLSRGVTCLPEQVFVTGGYRATLELVLRSLARPTDRMWFEDPGYLLARGFLAETGVQLVPVPVDREGIDVERGIVLDAHARFALVTPSHQNPLGHTLSLTRRIALLDWAEKMSGWIIEDDYDSEFRYLGRPLPALKSLDRRDRVVYCGTFSKVMFPGLRLAYAVVPERAVERVGRVARSMNAGSPPLFQATAADFMEQGHFARHLKRMRALYSERRMLIMHALEQAFGERLIVDLPPGGIQFTAQFAHGPDGPVDDVAVASRARDAGLAVLPLSIWYANARAQRTPRGLVMGFANIVDAREADRLARMLRACLDE from the coding sequence ATGACCGCGCCGACTCCCGGCTTGACCATAGAAATCGATCGGCAGCAGCAGTTGCCGATCTATCTGCAGATTTGCGAGCGTTTCAGGACCGCGATTGCCGCGGGGCATCTGCGTCCCGGCGATCGCGTGCCGGCGCTGCGCGGCCTCGCCACGCAGTTGAACACGGCGCGCGGCACGGTCGAGCTGGCCTACACCATCCTTGTCGATGAAGGCTACCTGCAGATGCGTGGCGCGGCGGGCACCTTCGTATCGCCGTCGCTGCCGGCGTCGGTGACGCGCCCGCCTCAGGCGCAAGGTGTTCCGGATGCGTACGGCAAGCGGAGTGCCGAAGCAACGGGCGCGCCGCAAACTCCCGCCGAAGCGCTTGATGGTCGGCCGGCGCCTCGTCAGCCGGCGATTGCCGCTGCGATGAGCGGAGAGCCAAGGCCGTTGCAACCCGGACTGCCCGCGCTCGACGCGTTTCCGGGCAAGGTATGGAACCGGCTCCTTTCGCGTCGCGCGCGTAGCGGCGAACGGGCGATGTTCGCGTACCCGGATCCGGCGGGTTACCGGCCGCTGCGCGAACATATCGCCACCTATCTCGGGCTGTCGCGCGGCGTGACCTGCCTGCCGGAACAAGTGTTCGTGACCGGCGGTTACCGTGCGACGCTCGAACTCGTATTGCGCAGTCTCGCCCGCCCAACCGATCGCATGTGGTTCGAGGACCCCGGCTATCTGCTCGCACGCGGTTTTCTGGCCGAGACGGGCGTGCAACTCGTGCCGGTGCCGGTGGACCGCGAAGGGATCGATGTCGAACGCGGCATAGTTCTGGATGCGCACGCGCGCTTCGCACTGGTTACGCCGTCGCATCAGAACCCGCTTGGTCACACGCTGTCACTCACAAGACGCATCGCGCTGCTCGACTGGGCGGAGAAAATGTCGGGCTGGATCATCGAGGACGACTACGACAGCGAGTTCCGCTATCTGGGCCGCCCATTACCAGCTTTGAAGAGCCTCGACCGGCGTGATCGCGTGGTTTATTGCGGCACGTTCAGCAAGGTCATGTTTCCCGGTTTGCGGCTCGCGTATGCGGTCGTGCCGGAGCGGGCCGTCGAGCGGGTCGGGCGGGTGGCACGCAGCATGAACGCCGGGTCGCCGCCGCTATTTCAGGCGACGGCGGCGGACTTCATGGAGCAGGGGCATTTTGCGCGGCATCTGAAGCGGATGCGTGCGCTGTACAGCGAGCGGCGCATGCTGATCATGCATGCGCTGGAGCAGGCCTTTGGAGAGCGGCTGATCGTTGACTTGCCACCAGGCGGAATCCAGTTCACGGCGCAATTCGCCCACGGTCCCGACGGCCCGGTCGACGATGTTGCCGTGGCCTCGCGCGCCCGCGATGCGGGGCTCGCGGTGCTGCCGCTGTCGATCTGGTACGCGAACGCCCGCGCGCAACGTACGCCGCGCGGCCTCGTGATGGGCTTCGCAAACATTGTCGATGCGCGTGAAGCGGATCGTCTCGCACGAATGTTGCGGGCGTGTCTGGACGAATGA
- a CDS encoding MFS transporter, with protein MNKPLDIASLIDREPLRLYQWGIFLLCFATAVFDGFDTQAIAFTGPAIVATFGLRPGDLAPILIAGTLGMTIGAMTLGLIGDRIGRRPALLVGVAVFSVASLLTAFASSTVQILALRFIAGLGMGGCTPVLLALAAEYGSARHRGSIMTGVLLGLPAGAMLGGLLAARLMPVIGWQGVFVVGGGAPLLLLVVLYFALPESLQYLVSRSGNDSAQRVRNTLRRIVSVALPADATFQAPKTTARASVTALFSNGNARNTVAIWAVYLCNWVAWFMFLSWLPTVLKAAGLPVSQAPMGTVIVNAVFIVCAIPLSMLLPRVSTRRLLMALLGLGIAISVGLAYAGTAWGLVFALAGAAGLGIGGQQIALNYLVVGAYPTTLRATATGWAIGMGRVGAIAGSAVGGTVLAHGGPGGFYLALAVPLAAAMLGVIAIRTTARVTDSDIVVAH; from the coding sequence TTGAACAAGCCTCTCGACATCGCATCGCTCATTGATCGCGAGCCGCTTCGGCTCTATCAGTGGGGCATCTTCCTTCTTTGCTTTGCAACCGCAGTGTTCGACGGTTTCGATACGCAAGCCATCGCCTTTACGGGCCCGGCGATTGTCGCGACGTTCGGTTTGCGTCCGGGCGATCTTGCGCCCATCCTGATCGCCGGGACGCTCGGCATGACGATTGGCGCGATGACATTGGGTCTGATCGGCGACAGGATCGGCCGCCGTCCGGCGCTGCTCGTTGGCGTCGCTGTATTCAGCGTTGCGTCGCTGCTCACCGCGTTCGCGAGTAGCACCGTGCAGATTCTGGCTTTGCGATTTATCGCCGGCCTCGGCATGGGCGGCTGTACACCGGTTCTGCTCGCCCTTGCCGCAGAGTACGGCTCGGCGCGCCACAGAGGCTCGATCATGACAGGTGTTCTGCTGGGCCTGCCAGCCGGAGCGATGCTGGGAGGGCTGCTGGCTGCGCGCTTGATGCCCGTGATCGGATGGCAGGGTGTGTTCGTCGTCGGCGGAGGCGCGCCACTGCTGCTCCTCGTCGTGCTGTATTTTGCGTTGCCGGAGTCTCTGCAATATCTGGTCAGTCGGTCAGGCAACGACAGTGCGCAGCGTGTGCGCAACACACTGCGTCGCATCGTGAGCGTTGCGTTGCCGGCCGACGCGACATTCCAGGCCCCGAAGACGACTGCCCGCGCCAGCGTTACCGCGCTGTTCAGCAATGGCAATGCGCGCAACACGGTTGCTATCTGGGCCGTCTATCTGTGCAACTGGGTTGCGTGGTTCATGTTCCTGTCGTGGCTGCCTACCGTGCTGAAAGCCGCGGGCCTGCCAGTTTCGCAAGCGCCGATGGGTACGGTAATCGTGAATGCCGTGTTCATCGTCTGCGCCATTCCCCTCTCGATGCTGCTTCCCAGAGTAAGCACTCGCCGTTTGCTGATGGCGCTGCTAGGACTTGGCATTGCGATTTCCGTCGGGCTTGCTTATGCCGGGACTGCGTGGGGCCTGGTCTTTGCGCTTGCGGGCGCGGCAGGGCTTGGTATCGGCGGTCAGCAGATCGCGCTGAATTATCTGGTGGTGGGCGCCTATCCAACGACACTGCGTGCAACGGCGACCGGGTGGGCAATCGGAATGGGGCGGGTCGGTGCGATCGCGGGTTCCGCTGTGGGCGGTACGGTCCTTGCCCACGGAGGCCCGGGCGGATTCTATCTGGCGTTGGCCGTACCTCTTGCGGCAGCGATGCTTGGCGTCATCGCGATTCGCACGACCGCGCGCGTGACCGACAGCGATATTGTCGTAGCGCATTGA
- a CDS encoding 3-hydroxybutyrate dehydrogenase — protein MALNDKVALVTGAASGIGEHCARKLASDGATVVIADLNLDNAQKVAEDIVAKGGKALAVAMDVTSEEAVNAGVAETVKRLGGIDVLVSNAGIQIVNRIEDYAFSDWKKMLAIHLDGAFLTTRAVIKHMYASNKSGAVIYMGSVHSHEASQLKSAYVTAKHGLLGLARVVAKEGGPRGVRANVVCPGFVRTPLVDKQIPEQAKALGISEQQVVKDVMLKDTVNGEFTSLADVANTVAFLAGFESNALTGQSIVVSHGWFMQ, from the coding sequence ATGGCATTGAATGATAAGGTCGCGCTCGTTACGGGTGCAGCAAGTGGTATTGGCGAGCACTGCGCACGCAAGCTCGCATCAGACGGTGCGACGGTCGTGATCGCGGATCTGAATCTCGATAACGCTCAAAAGGTAGCTGAAGATATCGTTGCCAAGGGCGGCAAAGCGCTCGCCGTCGCGATGGACGTAACCAGCGAAGAAGCGGTCAATGCGGGCGTGGCCGAAACGGTGAAACGGCTGGGCGGCATCGACGTGCTCGTGTCGAATGCGGGCATCCAGATCGTCAACCGGATCGAGGATTACGCATTTTCCGATTGGAAGAAGATGCTGGCCATTCACCTCGACGGCGCGTTCCTGACCACCAGGGCCGTCATCAAGCATATGTACGCATCGAACAAAAGCGGCGCTGTGATCTACATGGGTTCGGTGCACTCGCACGAGGCGTCGCAGCTCAAATCGGCTTACGTGACCGCGAAGCACGGGCTGCTCGGTCTCGCCCGGGTTGTCGCGAAAGAAGGCGGACCGCGTGGCGTGCGCGCCAATGTCGTGTGCCCGGGCTTCGTCAGAACGCCGCTGGTCGACAAGCAGATCCCCGAGCAGGCGAAAGCCTTGGGAATCTCCGAGCAGCAGGTTGTGAAAGACGTCATGTTGAAGGACACGGTCAACGGCGAATTCACGTCGCTAGCCGACGTTGCGAACACGGTTGCATTCCTCGCCGGCTTCGAGTCGAACGCGCTCACCGGACAATCGATTGTTGTCAGCCACGGCTGGTTCATGCAGTAA
- a CDS encoding MarR family winged helix-turn-helix transcriptional regulator: MISIVSVMNRPELDERMVREAGISLDRALFPLLVIVERLGPIGVVDLAGRVGRDHTTVSRQVGKLESPGLVERRAGIEDGRVRQVVVTPKGKAMTNAVDAARDRLGRALFAKWEEAEIDELVRLMRRFAEDIETQASGAGT, encoded by the coding sequence TTGATCAGCATCGTCAGCGTGATGAACCGCCCCGAACTGGACGAGAGAATGGTCCGGGAGGCAGGCATTTCGCTCGATCGTGCGTTGTTTCCATTGCTCGTCATAGTCGAGCGGCTAGGCCCCATTGGCGTGGTCGATCTCGCCGGACGGGTCGGGCGCGATCACACCACGGTCAGCCGTCAGGTGGGGAAACTCGAGAGCCCCGGGCTGGTCGAGCGGCGAGCCGGTATCGAGGACGGTCGCGTTCGGCAAGTCGTCGTCACGCCCAAAGGGAAGGCGATGACCAACGCGGTGGATGCAGCACGCGATCGGCTGGGCCGCGCGTTGTTTGCCAAGTGGGAGGAGGCGGAAATCGACGAACTCGTCCGGCTGATGCGGAGGTTTGCAGAGGATATCGAAACCCAGGCGTCCGGAGCCGGGACGTAA
- a CDS encoding dihydrofolate reductase family protein → MSKVFVNIGLSLDGYMAPEGMTMENWDNPEYRNWGAKWGALMAWIFNQQYFRENLKLGPGGETGPVNDLLRSTTERIGANIMGKRMFDQGERAWPEEAPFHTPVYVLTHEKREAWVRPGGTTFYFINDGPERALELARESAGSRDIRIAGGADVIQQYLTMGVIEELEIALSPVLLGGGRRLFENLREPGPRFRIDKVLDGPAATHLRYVRL, encoded by the coding sequence ATGAGTAAAGTATTCGTCAACATTGGACTCAGCCTAGACGGCTACATGGCACCGGAAGGAATGACCATGGAGAATTGGGACAATCCTGAGTACAGGAACTGGGGTGCCAAGTGGGGCGCGCTGATGGCCTGGATCTTCAATCAACAGTACTTCCGCGAGAACCTCAAGCTTGGACCGGGGGGAGAGACCGGCCCGGTCAATGACCTGCTTCGCAGCACTACGGAGCGCATTGGCGCCAACATTATGGGCAAGCGAATGTTCGACCAGGGCGAGCGCGCCTGGCCGGAAGAAGCTCCGTTTCACACACCGGTTTACGTCCTGACCCATGAAAAACGCGAAGCCTGGGTGCGCCCGGGTGGGACGACCTTCTACTTCATCAATGACGGGCCGGAGCGTGCCCTTGAGCTCGCTCGGGAATCCGCAGGCAGTCGGGATATTCGTATTGCGGGCGGAGCCGATGTGATCCAGCAGTACCTGACCATGGGCGTCATTGAAGAGCTCGAAATCGCTTTGTCGCCCGTGTTGCTCGGCGGTGGGCGGCGTCTCTTCGAGAACCTGCGCGAGCCCGGGCCGCGGTTTCGCATTGACAAGGTTCTTGATGGTCCTGCTGCCACACACTTGCGCTATGTGCGTCTGTGA
- a CDS encoding SDR family oxidoreductase, with protein sequence MSTSHKVVVVTGASQGIGAEVVKAFRKLDYRIVATSRSIKPSEDPNILTVAGDIGDPATAQRIISEGVAKFGRVDTLVNNAGIYIGKPFTEHTAEDYAAVVNVNMAGFFYITQLAIAEMEKHSSGHVVSVTSSTVDAAISGVHSVLAALTKGGLNAATKSLAIEYARKGIRVNAVAPGIIKTPMHPPETHETLDAFHPLGRMGEMSDIADAILFLDSAPFITGEILHVDGGQSAGR encoded by the coding sequence ATGAGCACGTCACACAAAGTTGTCGTCGTTACCGGTGCGTCGCAAGGAATAGGCGCCGAAGTCGTCAAGGCGTTTCGCAAGCTCGACTATCGCATTGTCGCGACTTCACGTTCGATCAAGCCATCGGAAGATCCGAACATCCTGACGGTTGCGGGTGATATCGGCGATCCGGCAACCGCCCAACGGATCATTTCCGAAGGCGTCGCGAAGTTCGGCCGGGTCGACACGCTGGTGAACAACGCCGGCATTTACATCGGCAAGCCCTTCACCGAACACACGGCAGAAGACTACGCCGCTGTGGTGAACGTGAATATGGCGGGCTTTTTTTACATCACGCAACTCGCCATCGCCGAAATGGAAAAGCATTCGAGCGGCCATGTGGTCAGCGTGACCTCCAGTACCGTCGACGCTGCGATCAGCGGCGTGCACTCGGTACTGGCGGCGCTGACGAAAGGTGGCTTGAACGCCGCCACGAAGTCGCTAGCGATTGAGTACGCGAGGAAAGGCATTCGCGTGAATGCCGTGGCGCCGGGGATCATCAAGACGCCTATGCACCCGCCGGAAACCCACGAAACGCTGGATGCTTTCCATCCGCTCGGGCGCATGGGCGAGATGAGCGATATTGCCGACGCGATTCTGTTTCTTGATTCCGCACCGTTTATCACGGGAGAAATCCTGCACGTCGACGGCGGCCAGAGCGCCGGTCGCTAA
- a CDS encoding SDR family oxidoreductase, whose amino-acid sequence MKIVVIGGSGLIGSRLVTLLSEAGHEAIAASPRTGVNSVTGDGLSDVLAGADVVVDVTNAPSWEPQAVLDFFRTSARNLGKAEVAAGVRHHVALSIVGCDRTPENAYFTAKVAQEEVIEAAGVPYTIVRATQFMEFIGGIADYGTDSGTVRIGDGLFQPIAADDVAANLAQAALAAPLNGTVDIAGPDRAPFAEIVARYLKSAGDTRPVVMDPDAKYYGGRVEEQSLVPLGDARIGRVSLDQWLTQAKKG is encoded by the coding sequence ATGAAAATCGTCGTAATCGGTGGGTCGGGCCTGATCGGATCGCGTCTCGTCACGCTGCTTAGCGAGGCGGGGCATGAGGCAATCGCCGCGTCGCCGCGTACCGGCGTGAACAGCGTGACAGGCGACGGCCTGAGCGACGTTCTCGCGGGCGCGGATGTCGTCGTGGATGTAACGAACGCGCCGTCATGGGAGCCGCAGGCGGTGCTCGACTTCTTCCGCACCTCGGCGCGCAACCTCGGCAAGGCTGAAGTGGCCGCAGGCGTGCGCCATCACGTCGCCCTATCAATTGTCGGCTGCGACCGCACGCCGGAGAACGCCTATTTCACTGCCAAGGTCGCGCAGGAAGAGGTGATCGAAGCAGCGGGTGTGCCGTACACGATCGTGCGCGCCACCCAGTTCATGGAGTTCATCGGCGGAATCGCGGATTACGGCACGGACAGCGGCACGGTGCGCATCGGCGACGGCCTGTTTCAACCGATCGCCGCGGACGATGTCGCGGCAAACCTCGCGCAGGCCGCGCTCGCCGCGCCGCTGAACGGCACCGTCGATATCGCCGGCCCGGATCGCGCGCCCTTCGCGGAGATCGTCGCGCGTTACCTGAAATCGGCAGGCGACACGCGCCCGGTGGTGATGGATCCCGATGCGAAATACTACGGCGGTCGTGTCGAGGAGCAGTCGCTCGTGCCGCTCGGCGACGCGCGGATTGGCCGCGTCAGTCTCGATCAGTGGCTGACGCAGGCTAAGAAGGGGTGA